A part of Desulfobacterales bacterium genomic DNA contains:
- the hemH gene encoding ferrochelatase, with protein MSRYAVVLLNLGGPDSLGAVEPFLRNLFSDHDIFKIPFGQKLFAKLIAKARAPKVTERYKKIGGKSPLNEWTAVQRKKLERALNKDSRDFEVHVGMRYWQPAITDVAAGLSETGFEKIVLLPLYPHYSITTTGSSFREWQRSYGGPAARLVYVDHYCDNEKYIAAINQRIDETILRFPEPARDDIQIVFSAHGTPQRLVDQGDPYSSQIMKTIERVMLKRNFDRPHHLCFQSKVGPLQWLTPSTHETLTALAAEHNKQILVVPVSFVSDHIETLFELEIEYRDVAVNAGIENYVVMKGLNDSDLFISALKDITLQALNPAVT; from the coding sequence ATGTCACGCTACGCTGTTGTTTTGCTGAACCTTGGGGGGCCGGATTCACTGGGTGCGGTTGAGCCCTTTTTAAGGAATTTGTTCAGTGACCACGATATTTTCAAGATACCCTTCGGGCAAAAGCTTTTTGCAAAGCTGATCGCAAAGGCGCGTGCTCCCAAGGTCACGGAAAGATACAAAAAAATCGGGGGCAAGTCACCCCTCAACGAGTGGACCGCTGTCCAACGGAAGAAACTTGAGCGCGCGCTTAATAAGGACTCCCGGGACTTCGAAGTTCATGTCGGGATGCGCTACTGGCAACCCGCGATCACAGATGTTGCGGCCGGGCTTTCAGAAACAGGTTTCGAAAAAATTGTTTTACTGCCCCTTTATCCGCATTATTCGATAACGACCACCGGCTCCTCTTTCAGGGAATGGCAACGGTCTTATGGCGGACCTGCCGCCCGGCTGGTCTATGTTGATCATTATTGCGACAATGAAAAATATATTGCGGCGATCAATCAAAGAATAGATGAAACCATTTTACGTTTTCCGGAGCCTGCCAGAGATGATATCCAAATCGTTTTCAGCGCCCACGGCACGCCGCAGCGGCTGGTGGACCAGGGCGATCCATACAGCAGCCAAATCATGAAAACCATCGAAAGGGTCATGCTGAAACGTAATTTTGACCGTCCCCATCACCTCTGTTTTCAAAGCAAGGTCGGACCGCTGCAATGGCTTACGCCGTCAACCCATGAGACCCTGACAGCCCTGGCGGCGGAACATAACAAACAGATATTGGTGGTTCCCGTCAGCTTTGTCAGCGACCATATCGAAACCCTGTTTGAGCTGGAGATCGAATACAGAGACGTTGCCGTCAACGCCGGCATTGAAAACTATGTGGTCATGAAAGGGTTAAACGATTCGGATCTGTTTATCTCGGCGCTGAAAGATATAACGTTGCAGGCCCTAAACCCTGCAGTCACATAA
- the acnA gene encoding aconitate hydratase AcnA produces MKSRDFVKRITLKSKNYHLYDIKALHKKGIADVNRLPFTIKILVENLLRKLDGRIVKEEDLVNIARWQKTYSEPVEIPFHPARVMMHDYTGAPAIVDLAAMRDAVKALGGDPKIVNPLIPVEFIVDHSIQVDHFGTADALDKNVEREYQRNGERYALLKWAQKSFDNFKVVPPKAGICHQVNLEYLGRVVISETVSRKTLLYPDTMICTDSHTPMINGIGVIGVGVGGIEAEAVMLGQPYYMAIPEVIGVRLTGSLKEGVTATDLVLTVTHMLRKHKVVEKYVEYFGPGIKNLTVPDRATVANMTPEYGATLGFFPVDAKTIEYLKLTNREKQATVAARCLKAQGLFYSDKIEPEYTQVLELDLGTVEPCVAGPSRPQDRIILKDLKGSFANVLGCEYERDTSAGQLSTFIDESGCQTVRAKTCKPINPRLYEVNISGNEEKIGDGSIVIAAITSCTNTSNPHVMIGAGLIAKNAVEKGLRVPPCVKTSLAPGSKVVIRYLTDAGLMPYLEALGFHVAGFGCTTCIGNSGPLHQEIERVVKENDLTVAAILSGNRNFEARIHQSVKANFLASPMLVVAFALAGRIDVDMTTEPVALDPNGNPVCLAELWPKSEEIKKLIRKHVRREFFSLEYGRIFDGDALWHKLPVKESTTFHWDPASTYIKKPPFFDGIRLEPSPAADVSNARALLLLGNSITTDHISPAGAFSEKYPAGRHLKEKKVAPADFNSYGSRRGNHEVMMRGTFANIRIKNKMVDPKEGGYTLKFPEKKEMFVYEAAVKYAKEAVPLVVLGGREYGGGSSRDWAAKGPNLLGIKAVIAESFERIHRSNLLGMGLLPLQFKPGQSWEKLGLEGSETFFISGVDNMTPRKKLQVKADGSEVQFDVIARLDTEVDIEYFLNGGILPYVLRKLMRENKTRSK; encoded by the coding sequence ATGAAGTCACGGGACTTTGTGAAGCGGATAACGTTAAAATCCAAAAATTACCATTTATACGACATAAAGGCATTGCATAAAAAAGGGATTGCCGATGTGAACCGGCTGCCGTTTACCATTAAAATCCTGGTTGAAAACCTGTTGCGAAAGCTGGACGGCCGGATCGTCAAGGAGGAGGATCTGGTCAACATTGCCCGCTGGCAAAAGACGTACAGCGAACCGGTGGAGATCCCTTTTCATCCGGCCCGGGTGATGATGCACGATTATACCGGCGCCCCGGCGATTGTGGATCTGGCGGCCATGCGGGATGCCGTTAAAGCGCTGGGCGGCGATCCCAAAATCGTCAACCCGCTCATCCCGGTTGAGTTCATCGTGGACCACTCCATTCAGGTCGATCACTTCGGCACCGCCGATGCCTTGGACAAAAATGTGGAAAGAGAATACCAGCGCAACGGCGAACGCTACGCCCTCCTGAAATGGGCCCAGAAAAGTTTTGACAATTTCAAGGTCGTACCCCCCAAAGCGGGCATCTGCCACCAGGTGAATTTAGAATATCTGGGGCGGGTGGTCATCAGCGAGACGGTTAGCCGAAAAACGCTGCTCTATCCGGATACGATGATTTGTACCGATTCCCATACGCCGATGATAAACGGAATCGGCGTCATCGGTGTGGGCGTCGGCGGCATCGAGGCCGAAGCGGTGATGCTGGGGCAGCCCTATTATATGGCGATTCCCGAGGTCATCGGCGTCCGGCTCACGGGCAGTTTAAAAGAGGGGGTCACGGCCACCGATCTGGTCCTGACGGTCACCCATATGCTGCGAAAGCACAAGGTGGTTGAAAAATACGTGGAGTATTTCGGGCCGGGCATCAAAAACCTGACCGTTCCGGACCGGGCCACAGTGGCCAACATGACGCCGGAATACGGCGCCACCCTGGGATTTTTTCCGGTGGATGCCAAAACCATTGAATATCTGAAACTCACCAATCGTGAAAAACAGGCAACCGTTGCGGCCAGGTGTTTAAAAGCCCAGGGGCTTTTCTACAGCGATAAAATCGAGCCTGAATATACGCAGGTGCTGGAACTCGATCTCGGAACGGTCGAGCCTTGCGTGGCCGGCCCCTCCCGGCCCCAGGACCGGATTATTTTGAAAGATTTAAAGGGAAGCTTTGCCAATGTGCTGGGGTGCGAATATGAGCGCGATACCAGTGCGGGGCAGCTTTCCACCTTCATTGACGAGTCCGGCTGCCAGACCGTTCGGGCCAAAACCTGTAAGCCGATCAACCCGCGACTCTATGAAGTCAATATCAGCGGCAATGAAGAAAAGATCGGGGACGGCAGCATCGTCATTGCGGCCATTACCTCCTGCACCAACACGTCGAATCCTCATGTCATGATCGGGGCCGGCCTGATTGCCAAAAATGCCGTTGAAAAAGGGCTGCGGGTGCCCCCCTGCGTAAAAACGTCCCTGGCTCCGGGTTCAAAGGTTGTGATCCGGTACCTGACCGATGCCGGGTTGATGCCGTATCTGGAAGCGCTGGGTTTCCACGTGGCCGGGTTCGGCTGCACCACCTGTATCGGCAACAGCGGTCCCCTGCATCAGGAAATTGAACGGGTCGTTAAGGAGAACGATCTGACGGTGGCGGCCATACTTTCCGGAAACCGTAATTTTGAGGCCCGCATTCACCAGAGCGTCAAGGCCAATTTCCTGGCATCCCCGATGCTGGTAGTGGCTTTTGCCTTGGCCGGCAGAATCGATGTGGATATGACCACAGAGCCGGTTGCCCTGGATCCCAACGGCAACCCGGTTTGTCTGGCGGAACTCTGGCCCAAATCCGAAGAAATCAAAAAGCTGATCCGAAAGCACGTCCGCCGGGAGTTTTTCAGCCTTGAATACGGACGGATATTTGACGGGGACGCGCTCTGGCACAAGCTGCCGGTCAAAGAGAGCACCACCTTTCACTGGGACCCGGCATCGACCTACATCAAAAAGCCGCCGTTTTTTGACGGCATCCGCCTGGAACCGTCGCCGGCCGCCGACGTCAGCAACGCCCGGGCACTGCTGCTGCTGGGAAATTCGATCACCACGGATCACATCTCCCCGGCCGGAGCGTTTTCCGAAAAGTATCCGGCCGGCCGGCATCTTAAGGAAAAAAAGGTTGCACCGGCAGATTTTAATTCATACGGCTCACGCCGGGGAAATCATGAAGTCATGATGCGGGGCACCTTTGCCAACATCCGGATCAAAAACAAAATGGTGGATCCCAAAGAAGGCGGGTACACCCTTAAGTTTCCCGAAAAAAAAGAGATGTTTGTGTATGAGGCCGCCGTGAAATATGCAAAGGAGGCGGTTCCGCTGGTGGTCCTGGGCGGCCGGGAATACGGCGGCGGTTCTTCCAGGGACTGGGCAGCCAAGGGCCCCAATTTGCTGGGAATAAAGGCGGTTATCGCCGAATCTTTCGAGCGGATTCACCGCAGCAATCTATTGGGCATGGGGCTCCTGCCGCTGCAGTTCAAACCGGGCCAAAGCTGGGAAAAGCTGGGATTGGAGGGATCTGAAACGTTTTTTATCAGCGGGGTCGACAACATGACCCCCCGCAAGAAGCTGCAGGTAAAGGCGGACGGCAGTGAAGTTCAATTCGATGTCATTGCCAGGCTGGACACGGAAGTGGACATCGAATATTTTCTGAACGGCGGGATTCTGCCGTATGTGTTGCGGAAGTTGATGAGGGAGAATAAGACAAGATCAAAATGA
- the hemN gene encoding oxygen-independent coproporphyrinogen III oxidase produces the protein MLSIDIDLIKKYDKPGPRYTSYPTAPQFSDAFTHADFLNEIIQTNQGGGLADLSLYFHLPFCDTLCYFCGCNMIVTHNRDRIQRYLKYLKKEIDHIQSLIPKDRRTVQQHWGGGTPTHLNPDEISDLIAYIRQRFEIAPDAEVSCEIDPRELTKDHLVSLRSGGFNRVSMGVQDVNAKVQKAVNRIQPETLTRRVVDWVRELGFESLNVDLIYGLPFQTAYNFEKTVDTIIDIYPDRIALFNFAYVPWMKKHQKLIRLEDLPTPEEKLSILKMSVEKLTGAGYVFIGMDHFAKPGDELAVALKEKKLYRNFQGYSTNAGADLYAMGITSISQFGNIYAQNEKEEKEYFAALDKGILPTVRGCRLNPDDVLRRKVITRLMCDFELDFKAIEDEFGIDFESYFRWGLGNLKTMGDDQLIRIEGRKLHVTDMGRFLIRNIAMNFDGYLERKEDQARYSRTV, from the coding sequence TTGCTGAGCATCGATATCGATTTAATAAAAAAATATGACAAACCGGGGCCGCGGTACACAAGCTACCCCACTGCGCCGCAATTCAGCGACGCATTTACCCATGCGGATTTTTTAAACGAAATCATACAGACAAATCAGGGGGGCGGTCTTGCGGATTTGTCTTTATACTTTCATCTGCCGTTTTGTGACACGCTTTGCTACTTCTGCGGCTGCAATATGATTGTCACCCATAACCGCGATAGGATTCAGCGCTATCTGAAATACTTGAAAAAGGAAATCGATCACATTCAGAGCCTGATCCCAAAGGATCGGAGAACAGTTCAGCAGCACTGGGGGGGCGGCACCCCCACTCATCTGAATCCCGATGAAATTTCGGATTTGATTGCCTACATCCGGCAACGTTTTGAAATAGCGCCGGACGCGGAAGTCAGTTGCGAGATCGACCCGCGCGAACTGACCAAAGACCATCTGGTCTCATTACGGTCCGGCGGCTTTAACCGGGTCAGCATGGGTGTTCAAGACGTTAATGCAAAGGTCCAAAAAGCGGTAAACCGGATCCAGCCGGAAACGCTGACGCGGCGTGTGGTGGACTGGGTCCGGGAGTTGGGGTTTGAAAGTTTAAATGTCGATTTAATATATGGCCTCCCTTTTCAGACGGCGTATAATTTTGAAAAGACCGTTGATACGATCATCGATATTTATCCGGATAGAATTGCATTATTTAATTTCGCTTATGTCCCGTGGATGAAAAAACACCAGAAACTGATTCGTTTGGAAGATCTGCCGACGCCCGAAGAGAAATTAAGCATCCTGAAAATGTCGGTGGAGAAACTGACGGGCGCCGGCTACGTATTCATCGGGATGGATCATTTTGCCAAACCGGGTGATGAACTGGCGGTGGCGCTAAAAGAGAAGAAGCTTTATCGAAATTTTCAAGGGTACAGCACCAACGCAGGCGCCGATCTATATGCCATGGGCATTACCAGCATCAGTCAATTCGGTAACATCTATGCCCAGAATGAAAAGGAAGAAAAGGAATATTTTGCCGCACTGGATAAAGGGATCCTGCCGACGGTCAGGGGCTGCCGGCTCAATCCCGATGATGTGTTGCGGCGTAAAGTGATTACGCGGCTCATGTGCGATTTTGAATTGGACTTTAAGGCCATCGAGGATGAATTTGGCATCGACTTTGAATCTTACTTCAGGTGGGGGCTCGGGAATTTGAAAACAATGGGGGACGATCAGCTCATCAGGATTGAAGGCAGAAAATTGCACGTTACGGACATGGGCCGATTTCTGATCAGAAACATAGCGATGAATTTTGACGGATACCTTGAACGCAAAGAGGACCAGGCGCGCTATTCCAGAACCGTATAA
- the hemG gene encoding protoporphyrinogen oxidase, whose translation MNKSHIKITILGAGISGLSAAYWLQRDGWDITVLESDHEPGGSMMTRRGDGFLIDYGPNSGLDTTPLITQMVTELGLGDEMVYANEIGNKRYILKNGRLHALPTTPLAFIQTDLFSLKAKLRLLAEPFIGPSPDGYYQSISQFVERRLGREFLDYAVNPFVAGVFAGNPDELSVKSAFPKLYRLEEVYGGLIKGFIKGAKERKARSETSKQSARIFSFRSGMQVFPKAIAARPGIRLQYDCHVEKVMRHQGRLTVISSRNGKTAEDETDIILSAIPAHSAATVFAEMDPQLSVHLKDIYYPPVKVLYLGYRKAAIRQPLDGFGFLIPEKEKKTFLGAIWSSTLFPDRSRDDLAAFTLFVGGARSPELFENEPELLNKAVMAEFHDIMGIKEDPVFIKEKMWSRAIPQYKIGYVEHERYFRTFEGDNPGIFLSGNYRGGISVGDCIKNSEITYLKVKEYILNLASFRHIEKGIG comes from the coding sequence ATGAATAAAAGCCATATCAAGATCACGATTCTGGGCGCCGGCATATCCGGACTATCAGCGGCATACTGGCTGCAAAGGGACGGCTGGGATATCACTGTGTTAGAATCCGATCATGAACCGGGCGGCTCCATGATGACCCGGCGCGGGGATGGGTTCCTGATCGATTACGGCCCCAACAGCGGACTGGACACAACGCCCCTCATCACCCAAATGGTGACGGAACTGGGCCTGGGCGATGAAATGGTCTACGCCAATGAAATCGGCAACAAACGCTATATTCTGAAAAACGGGCGCCTCCATGCGTTGCCGACAACCCCGCTGGCATTTATTCAGACGGATCTGTTTTCTCTAAAAGCAAAACTGCGGCTCCTGGCCGAACCTTTCATCGGACCGTCGCCGGACGGTTACTACCAGAGCATCTCTCAATTTGTTGAAAGGCGGCTGGGGCGGGAGTTTCTGGATTATGCGGTCAATCCTTTTGTGGCAGGTGTTTTTGCCGGGAATCCGGATGAATTGAGCGTGAAATCGGCGTTTCCGAAATTGTATCGCCTGGAAGAAGTGTACGGCGGGTTGATTAAAGGATTTATAAAAGGCGCCAAGGAAAGAAAAGCGCGGTCCGAAACGTCCAAGCAAAGCGCCCGGATATTTTCCTTTAGAAGCGGCATGCAGGTATTTCCCAAGGCCATTGCGGCCAGACCCGGAATCCGTCTGCAGTATGACTGCCATGTCGAGAAGGTCATGAGGCATCAAGGCAGGTTAACGGTCATATCCAGCCGGAATGGGAAAACCGCGGAAGATGAAACCGACATCATTCTTTCGGCGATTCCTGCCCATAGCGCGGCGACTGTTTTTGCCGAGATGGACCCGCAGCTGTCCGTGCATTTAAAGGATATCTATTATCCGCCGGTCAAGGTTTTATATCTGGGCTATCGTAAGGCGGCCATCCGGCAGCCGTTGGACGGCTTCGGGTTCTTAATTCCGGAAAAAGAAAAGAAAACTTTCCTGGGCGCGATTTGGAGCTCAACCCTATTTCCGGATAGAAGCCGGGATGACCTGGCGGCATTTACGCTGTTTGTCGGCGGCGCCAGATCCCCGGAACTGTTTGAGAACGAACCTGAGTTGTTGAATAAAGCTGTTATGGCTGAGTTTCATGATATCATGGGAATCAAAGAAGATCCGGTATTTATAAAGGAAAAAATGTGGTCGCGGGCGATTCCCCAATATAAAATCGGGTATGTGGAACATGAAAGATACTTTAGAACATTTGAAGGGGATAATCCCGGTATATTTTTAAGCGGAAACTACCGCGGCGGCATTTCAGTGGGGGACTGCATCAAAAATTCTGAAATCACATATTTGAAGGTAAAGGAATATATCCTGAATCTTGCATCATTCAGGCACATAGAAAAGGGTATCGGTTAA